From one Gossypium hirsutum isolate 1008001.06 chromosome D08, Gossypium_hirsutum_v2.1, whole genome shotgun sequence genomic stretch:
- the LOC107918523 gene encoding probable 1-deoxy-D-xylulose-5-phosphate synthase 2, chloroplastic yields MAMSSSIFITNFLPLQQSQDERPKCRFNGVAVAQLEPENARKTMVKQSQQTRQVKRFLNFSGEKPSTPLLDTINHPIHMKNLSIEELGKLADELREEVVYTVSNTGGHLSSNLGVAELTVALHHVFDTPVDKILWDVGHQSYPHKILTGRRSRMHSIRPTCGLAGFPKREESIHDAFGAGHSSTSISAGLGMAVGRDLLGKNNHVIAVIGDGAMTAGMAYEALNNVGYLDTNLIIILNDNKQVSLPTATVDGPAPPVGALSKALTKLHSNREFRQLREAAKGITKQIGGQTHEIAAKFDSCMRGVVGGSGASLFEELGVYYIGPVDGHDVEDLVYVMNEIKSMPAPGPVLIHVITEKGKGYAPAEVAPDKMHGVVKFDPKSGKQMKSKSATRSYTQYFAESLIAEAQEDDKIVGIHAAMGGGTGLNLFQKQFPDRCFDVGIAEQHAVTFAAGLASEGLKPFCAIYSSFLQRGFDQIAHDVDLQKLPVRFAIDRAGLVGADGPTHCGAFDTTFMACLPNIVVMAPSNETELMHMVATAAAIDDRPSCFRYPRGNGIDSILPPNNKGTPLEIGKGRVLREGSGRVAILGYGAIVQSCMKAAEQLQMHDISTTVADARFCKPIDGDLLKKLAQEHEILITVEEGSIGGFSTHVSHFLCLNGLLDSNLKWRPMVLPDRYIDHGSQSDQIEEAGLSSKHIAATVLSLLGLTRGSKCII; encoded by the exons ATGGCAATGTCTTCTTCcatttttataacaaattttcTTCCTTTGCAGCAATCCCAAGATGAACGTCCCAAG TGTCGATTCAATGGAGTTGCAGTGGCCCAACTAGAGCCAGAAAATGCAAGAAAGACCATGGTCAAACAAAGTCAACAGACAAGACAAGTGAAAAGATTCCTTAATTTCTCAGGAGAAAAACCGTCTACTCCGCTTCTTGATACCATAAACCATCCCATTCATATGAAGAATCTTTCCATCGAG GAGCTTGGGAAGTTAGCTGATGAGCTACGAGAAGAGGTGGTTTACACAGTGTCAAACACTGGTGGGCATCTCAGTTCAAACCTTGGGGTGGCTGAGCTAACAGTGGCACTTCACCATGTTTTCGACACTCCAGTGGATAAGATACTTTGGGATGTTGGGCATCAG TCCTACCCACATAAGATTTTAACCGGTAGAAGATCGAGGATGCATTCGATTCGACCAACATGTGGATTAGCAGGGTTTCCGAAAAGGGAAGAGAGCATTCATGATGCCTTTGGAGCTGGCCATAGTTCTACTAGCATTTCAGCTGGTTTAG GGATGGCAGTTGGAAGAGATCTGTTAGGGAAGAACAATCATGTAATTGCAGTAATAGGTGATGGAGCAATGACTGCTGGAATGGCATATGAAGCACTCAACAATGTTGGTTATCTTGACACTAATCTCATCATCATCTTGAATGATAATAAGCAAGTTTCGTTGCCGACCGCCACGGTCGACGGTCCGGCTCCTCCAGTTGGAGCTCTTAGCAAAGCTTTAACAAAGCTTCATTCTAACAGGGAATTTCGTCAACTACGCGAGGCTGCAAAG GGTATCACAAAGCAAATTGGTGGGCAAACACATGAGATTGCTGCGAAATTCGATTCCTGCATGAGAGGAGTAGTCGGTGGTTCGGGGGCTAGCCTGTTTGAAGAATTAGGAGTATACTACATAGGACCAGTGGATGGTCATGATGTAGAAGACCTTGTTTATGTCATGAATGAAATTAAGTCAATGCCAGCCCCTGGACCTGTTCTCATTCATGTCATTACCGAGAAGGGAAAAGGTTATGCCCCTGCCGAGGTTGCACCAGATAAAATGCATG GGGTTGTGAAATTCGATCCCAAGTCCGGGAAACAAATGAAGAGCAAGTCAGCAACACGATCGTATACTCAGTACTTTGCAGAGTCTTTAATAGCTGAAGCACAGGAAGATGACAAAATAGTGGGAATCCATGCCGCCATGGGAGGAGGAACCGGGCTTAATTTGTTCCAAAAACAATTCCCGGATCGATGTTTTGATGTCGGTATAGCTGAACAACATGCTGTTACTTTTGCTGCTGGTTTAGCTTCTGAAGGGCTGAAACCGTTTTGTGCTATTTACTCTTCCTTTCTACAAAGAGGATTTGATCAG ATAGCTCATGACGTTGATCTTCAAAAGCTCCCTGTGAGATTTGCAATAGACAGGGCTGGCCTAGTGGGTGCAGATGGACCGACCCATTGTGGTGCATTCGATACTACTTTTATGGCATGTTTGCCTAATATTGTGGTAATGGCACCTTCAAACGAGACTGAGCTGATGCACATGGTGGCAACAGCAGCGGCCATTGATGATCGGCCTAGTTGTTTTAGGTACCCCAGAGGCAATGGCATTGATTCTATTCTCCCACCAAACAACAAAGGAACACCATTAGAG ATTGGGAAGGGAAGAGTACTAAGAGAAGGAAGTGGCAGGGTGGCCATTTTGGGGTATGGAGCAATCGTACAAAGTTGTATGAAAGCAGCTGAACAACTACAAATGCATGACATCTCTACAACGGTGGCGGATGCTCGTTTTTGTAAGCCAATCGACGGAGATTTATTGAAAAAACTAGCTCAAGAACACGAGATATTAATCACCGTGGAAGAAGGATCTATCGGAGGGTTCAGCACCCACGTCTCACATTTCTTGTGCTTGAATGGACTACTAGATAGCAACCTTAAG TGGAGGCCAATGGTGCTACCAGATAGATACATTGACCATGGATCTCAAAGTGATCAAATAGAAGAGGCAGGGCTGAGCTCAAAACATATTGCTGCCACAGTTCTTTCACTACTGGGGCTAACTAGGGGAAGCAAATGTATTATATAA